A region from the Clostridia bacterium genome encodes:
- a CDS encoding PH domain-containing protein translates to MKDYDMQAMRADEIVPREVFADVLDADEVVVGAYKPNKRRYYKAFWMFALPIFWPHLIMIFILTLGVVPILYVKRGYDHLYYAYTNKRVLARSGSFGVTYRSIDYRDVVSTEVSVSFLDRRTDTGSISFQTQRRSLTFNFIEKPYDVLREIREYIAHNA, encoded by the coding sequence ATGAAGGATTATGATATGCAAGCGATGCGTGCGGACGAGATCGTGCCGCGCGAGGTATTCGCGGACGTTTTGGACGCGGACGAGGTCGTGGTGGGCGCGTACAAGCCCAACAAACGGCGCTATTACAAGGCTTTTTGGATGTTCGCCTTGCCCATCTTTTGGCCGCATCTTATCATGATTTTCATCCTTACTTTGGGCGTCGTGCCCATTCTCTATGTCAAGCGCGGCTACGATCACCTCTACTACGCCTACACCAACAAGCGCGTCCTCGCGCGTTCGGGCTCGTTCGGCGTCACCTATCGCAGCATAGACTACCGCGACGTGGTCTCCACCGAGGTCTCCGTGTCCTTCCTCGACCGCCGCACGGACACCGGCTCCATCTCTTTCCAAACCCAACGCCGCAGTCTTACGTTCAACTTCATCGAAAAGCCCTACGACGTTCTCCGCGAAATCCGCGAATATATCGCTCACAACGCCTAG
- a CDS encoding recombinase family protein, producing the protein MKKAVIYARYSCAGQTEQSIDGQLRVCREYAKNNDLLIVGEYIDRAMTGTNDARPNFQRMIKDSCKQEWDVILVYKLDRFSRNKYDSAINKRILKTNGIRVLSATEHIPDSPEAIILESMLEGMAQYFSEELSQKVHRGLDESYRKGNYTGGYQILGYDTVDKKNVINEAEAAIIREIYSKYAKGYTARAIADELQRRGVLGKRGTVITDKVIYKILRNTKYNGTIQHGDTVYDNIYPKIIDDLLWQTVQDIHAENRRAPCRKKDVYDYILSGKLVCGYCKRSMVGISGTSYTGAIYYYYSCLSRRKKENKCECKHIPKQELEDAVIQATYKMLASEETVNAIAEAVYKLHQKNAAENSRLKGLESNRAAALKASSNLIAAMEQGIITEQTKSRLRELETEIAQLDYAIEEEKQQSYTYLTIEAIKDYLNNVFTGNINSVEVRKLIVKHFIREVQLFNDKIIVSFNFADNLPYRRTINGSIEIEEACKNTASSISLYESSKFLTPCTPKTTCSNTSRFFLPRASVVQSTTAPLSCRTPNLR; encoded by the coding sequence ATGAAAAAAGCAGTGATTTATGCGCGGTATAGCTGCGCAGGACAAACGGAACAGTCCATCGACGGACAATTGAGAGTGTGTAGGGAATACGCGAAGAATAACGATTTACTCATCGTAGGCGAGTACATAGACCGTGCTATGACGGGGACAAATGACGCCCGCCCGAATTTTCAACGCATGATAAAAGACAGTTGCAAGCAAGAGTGGGATGTCATTCTTGTTTACAAACTGGATAGGTTCTCTCGGAACAAGTATGATAGCGCAATTAACAAGCGCATTCTTAAAACCAACGGTATCCGCGTTTTATCTGCAACCGAGCATATTCCTGACAGCCCTGAGGCGATCATCTTAGAATCTATGCTTGAAGGCATGGCGCAATACTTCTCAGAGGAACTGTCCCAAAAGGTACATAGAGGATTGGACGAGAGTTACCGTAAAGGGAACTATACGGGTGGGTATCAAATCCTCGGCTATGATACGGTCGACAAAAAGAACGTTATCAATGAGGCAGAGGCAGCCATTATCCGCGAGATCTACTCAAAATACGCCAAAGGCTATACGGCAAGAGCCATTGCGGACGAACTACAGCGACGGGGCGTATTGGGTAAGCGCGGTACAGTAATCACTGACAAAGTGATTTATAAGATATTGCGCAACACCAAGTACAACGGCACGATCCAGCACGGCGATACCGTGTATGACAATATCTATCCCAAGATTATAGATGACCTGCTATGGCAAACTGTTCAAGACATCCATGCCGAAAACCGACGTGCCCCCTGCCGGAAGAAGGATGTATATGATTATATTCTGTCTGGAAAGTTGGTGTGTGGTTATTGTAAAAGGTCAATGGTTGGCATCAGCGGAACGAGTTACACAGGCGCTATCTATTATTATTACTCGTGCCTATCTAGGCGCAAGAAGGAGAACAAATGTGAATGTAAACACATTCCCAAGCAAGAGTTGGAAGACGCCGTTATTCAGGCGACATACAAAATGCTTGCATCTGAAGAAACAGTTAATGCCATAGCCGAGGCGGTATACAAGTTGCATCAAAAGAACGCAGCAGAAAATAGCAGGTTGAAAGGGCTTGAATCCAACCGAGCCGCAGCCTTGAAGGCAAGCAGTAATCTGATTGCGGCAATGGAACAAGGCATTATCACCGAGCAAACAAAATCAAGGCTTAGAGAACTTGAAACGGAAATCGCACAACTTGATTATGCCATAGAAGAGGAAAAACAACAAAGTTACACATATCTGACAATCGAGGCTATAAAAGACTATTTAAATAATGTGTTTACAGGCAACATAAATTCTGTAGAGGTGCGGAAGTTGATAGTCAAGCATTTCATTCGTGAGGTTCAACTGTTCAATGACAAAATCATTGTATCGTTCAACTTCGCTGACAACCTTCCATACCGACGAACAATAAATGGCTCAATAGAGATAGAGGAAGCGTGCAAAAACACGGCTTCCTCTATTTCTTTATATGAAAGTTCGAAGTTTTTAACCCCGTGCACGCCAAAAACGACTTGTTCGAACACAAGTCGTTTTTTTCTACCGAGGGCTTCGGTGGTGCAAAGCACCACTGCGCCACTATCGTGTCGCACCCCCAACCTACGGTAG
- a CDS encoding InlB B-repeat-containing protein, producing MKKSLVAVLCVIMLVLSIATLSACKNRTTKVKEITVSFVVDDAVYTTVKTDGKSSVSIPAAPTKEGYTFGGWYLDKDSWAKVFTATTLQSEAVTIDVSVYARFVVNTYTVNYVDENGTHANPTAYTVEDEINLQAAAKPGYTFAGWYADEARTQPIASIAKGTTGDMTLYAKYQAISYTITFENTMDASNLNPTTYTVENGVLTLLPLKMDGYTFLGWTDENGTEVTSFAVENLGDHTLIAHWTLDHYTITYENTKGAANVNPTAYTAESGAITLWPLSVDGYIFRGWTMNGKAIDAIRNMYNDLTLVANWQPVEYGVTFVADGETVATLPATVETLSLDEPTVPAKRGYEGEWASYVLPVDGNVTVEAIYTPVTYTLTYILDGEYEIADITNDNPLTYTVESEAIVLAPIACAGYTFEGWVDESEEPIEEIAAGSVGDRTISAVWTPILYAVTYQNTKGAANANPQSFTVLDAAIDLVPLTVDGYTFVGWTRDGELITRIEGVFESVTLVAEWQTITYSIDFVADGISVISIPVTVETTAIEAPAVPAKSGYNGQWETYALPVEGDITVNAVYTVILYSITYNVAGDYDIGEIVNDNPTAYSVESATITLSAPQKIGYTFVAWKDEHGDVITQIAAGGTGDRTLTANWSAIPYTLTYVTFGPDGVTPCGYLKGEGNPATYTVEDAFALARLQSNDDAYEFKGWYTQKTDGELCAAIEAGTTYGDKTLYAQWMLSNYTITYANTDGATHTNPLAYSEVSPTFTLTDAHKAGYSFTGWTEYDEDAHAYVPADTTIALGSRGARNFYANWQIIEYDIIYNSFGGNLAEGDTNPATYTIETPTITLAPVAKVGYTFIGWYDHAVDGTEIAVIEQGSTGVLQLYAQYTLNTYAISYRYIVNGEETTNEAIQNANPTAYTVLENDIVPANATLEGYSFVGWYTEAACVNKIDKITVGTAADMVLYGKLVNYAITYMDIRDGDENANPATYCLDQATVTLSAAVRVGHTFHGWYTQPNGEGDIITAFATADQEDKVLYAYFTADLHTITFDSRGGTDVDTIRQAYGTTVSAPNTPFRKGYAFEGWYEEEADAPYIFATIEARDVTLTASWSVVTYMVQYVLDGADNAPANPTAFLLADLPIALAAASRTGYTFNGWYTDSDFDEADKIDAITDTPAVGTTVYVYAKTTAITYAITYDSRGGTAVAPTYRTYGAAVSAPVAPTKTGYVFDGWYEEDELYAFDTMPARDVALTAAWTPETYSLTFVLSGGSYQEGQSNPEGYTIETATFALTPVVKNGYTFDGWYEDGKKVTSIAKGSYGNRTFVANFEAITYTITYQDLFDADNTNPTTYTVESDTIVLTDLHRVGYFFAGWLRGNELVTNIANGTTGDITLTATWEAAYYTVYLNREENQTFTVTFDLNGASGTAPTAQTIGNNDALAYPTVPARAGYAFGGWYDNEQCAGRVFDFGATVVADVTLYAKWIEATGRTVTLGAESRTVTDVIAVGGTKALSIDGVTYFVYALVPTASGNISVYTEGDIDTIGYLYSEYGTLLVSHDDVSDEDKNFLFNYNVSANRLYYVALRGANPDEQGDSTLRIDGATAVADGGTLSPSGHTTVYYGQCFTLDVPEAVDGYTFRGWYTAVNGGGVQYTDETGSSLRDWDIDGNATLYAYLQRQEYTVTFVTGQGTKIDPVTLAYGDRLDINSYVTTRQNYSFTGWYLAQSDANPYEATTMPDHDVTLYAKWKAYGLNNIKYNAAKTAVRADDTIDADLFSVTLYDTDGKQVEVNAEVVGTQTAGQTITILYYAEVTIGTKTYSKDLTIENVRVYGAPTITYDTTRDYINNRLDTFGSVESQLAATATDTFGDAVSVTADLPLTTISTNEYGGEIVSVTLRAVDVAGNVATLTVENIRNYDEPTINADYWYYIKVDDTISAELFDASAYDNFGEPLAVTATIVSGTFEAGKEINVLLSATDSKGNTAERTIYRVKVYGMPTIGEQTKFDYKVTDSVAYANLGMTAKDSFNLTLAPTLTLVDGEWVAGATLTYQVSATDRAGNTATATAQVRVYGAPTVTYDCDTLKADQDVQPYYLYTKSVTLSFDLNGGSEGQPAAQTIDNEHPMVYPTAIPTRDGFVFSGWYTTAVCETLFDFSRDIDADVTVYAGWIAHAGDGVLPINGTLYSLSVDSRYDSYSFKYYAFVPLTDGNVTIYSTGSNDTFGYLYAANKTTRLAYNNNGGSDGNFSITYAVTAGTLYYVVSCGYYYSMTIESVVMEGALYPAAGGSCGLLCNGLHATATDSFGEPLRVSITQAEGTFEAGGYVTYQVSATDAVGNSAAITTEAIPVYSAADISASMTYDAFSSDLASLLGHGEEFDAYAEDSFGNPCAVSLVAASGDALVAGTIVDIRLRFTDTAGNYVDSDVLSDIRLFGMPTTTYNREPKQVGDQTVTYWKLPSDTVLTLRTYFKSYDSFGDELSESITVLEEYKDENEVVTHIRVRLRITDDAANTLEREYVLCNDLGYTLSTATNMAGAGTYTLFDAVSVPCGANITLTATTNAGYTWVGWYDGDTKVSEGTSLTYIATMPAENKTYTAKWTYYTLSTTTDLTAAGTYTQKNAEKVTAGQEETLTAATNLGYTFLGWYDGDTKVSEGTSLSYTFAMPAENKTYTAKFEKCTAHTLDDNCICTKCGATAHGTKDGVYCRHGDYLYFGTYPQSEVTDSAIKSALNTAAGTLPTASNARAWTSYGYFISSSTSTDYMWYIDLTYGGEQYRGVYFTQYRPYYTSNSSSADNSYQDNNGYNTTTVYWFKYEPIKWRILSEADGVALIFAEMALDSQEYCHYTSTSQFSHNGGTGYPNNYALSNIRKWLNDAFYNTAFNDLQKQLILLTTVDNSARSTSDSGNNLTQASSYACANTEDYIFLLSEQEVTNSAYGFNSSCYNYDAARRKQNTDYAKCQGAWTSTDSSYKSNGHWWLRSPYYSDSSDARYVSYYGYAGNYRSVDLTGYGVVPALKISLS from the coding sequence ATGAAAAAATCGTTAGTTGCGGTACTATGCGTCATTATGCTGGTGTTGAGCATAGCGACTTTATCCGCATGCAAGAACAGAACGACGAAAGTGAAGGAAATCACCGTATCTTTCGTGGTTGACGACGCCGTGTATACCACCGTCAAAACGGACGGCAAGTCTTCCGTTAGCATACCCGCCGCGCCCACCAAAGAAGGATATACATTCGGCGGCTGGTATTTGGATAAAGACAGCTGGGCCAAAGTCTTTACCGCAACCACCCTTCAAAGCGAAGCCGTCACCATCGACGTGTCTGTCTATGCGCGATTCGTTGTGAATACGTATACCGTCAACTATGTGGACGAGAACGGCACGCACGCCAATCCCACGGCATACACGGTCGAGGACGAGATCAACCTGCAAGCCGCCGCGAAACCGGGCTACACTTTCGCGGGGTGGTATGCCGACGAAGCAAGGACGCAACCCATAGCGTCTATCGCCAAAGGTACGACGGGAGATATGACGCTCTACGCCAAGTACCAAGCGATCTCCTACACGATCACGTTCGAGAATACCATGGACGCCTCCAACCTAAACCCCACCACCTACACGGTGGAGAACGGCGTCCTCACGCTACTGCCACTCAAGATGGACGGTTATACCTTCTTGGGTTGGACGGATGAGAACGGTACGGAAGTGACCTCGTTCGCCGTCGAAAACTTGGGCGACCACACCCTGATCGCGCACTGGACGCTCGATCATTACACCATCACGTACGAGAACACGAAGGGCGCCGCAAACGTCAATCCCACCGCGTACACGGCGGAGAGCGGCGCCATCACCCTGTGGCCCCTGTCCGTAGACGGTTATATCTTCCGCGGCTGGACGATGAACGGGAAAGCCATCGACGCCATACGGAATATGTATAACGACCTGACCCTCGTGGCCAACTGGCAACCCGTGGAATACGGCGTCACCTTTGTCGCCGACGGCGAGACGGTGGCGACCCTGCCCGCGACGGTGGAGACCCTCTCGCTCGACGAGCCGACCGTGCCCGCCAAACGCGGGTACGAAGGCGAATGGGCGTCATACGTATTGCCCGTCGATGGCAATGTGACCGTGGAAGCAATCTATACGCCCGTTACATATACGCTGACATACATCCTTGACGGTGAGTATGAGATCGCGGACATTACAAACGACAACCCGCTTACCTACACCGTGGAGAGCGAAGCCATTGTCTTGGCACCTATCGCCTGCGCGGGATATACCTTCGAGGGTTGGGTGGACGAATCCGAAGAACCCATCGAAGAGATAGCCGCGGGCAGCGTCGGTGACCGCACCATTTCGGCCGTATGGACGCCGATACTTTACGCCGTCACCTATCAAAACACCAAAGGCGCAGCCAACGCCAACCCGCAGTCCTTTACGGTGCTTGACGCCGCGATCGACCTCGTACCCCTGACCGTAGACGGTTACACGTTCGTCGGTTGGACCCGAGACGGCGAGCTCATCACACGCATAGAAGGCGTTTTCGAGTCCGTCACGTTGGTCGCCGAATGGCAGACCATCACATATAGCATAGACTTTGTTGCAGATGGCATTAGCGTTATTTCAATTCCCGTTACCGTTGAAACGACAGCCATCGAAGCGCCCGCCGTGCCCGCCAAATCGGGGTATAACGGACAGTGGGAAACCTATGCGCTCCCCGTCGAAGGCGATATCACGGTCAATGCCGTCTATACCGTCATCCTCTATTCCATAACCTATAATGTAGCGGGCGACTATGACATCGGCGAGATTGTCAACGATAACCCCACCGCTTACTCTGTCGAGAGCGCGACCATCACCCTGTCCGCGCCGCAAAAGATCGGGTACACCTTTGTCGCCTGGAAAGACGAACACGGCGACGTGATCACGCAAATCGCAGCGGGCGGCACGGGCGATCGCACTTTGACGGCGAACTGGTCCGCCATCCCGTATACCTTGACCTACGTCACGTTCGGGCCCGACGGCGTGACGCCGTGCGGCTACCTCAAAGGCGAAGGAAACCCCGCTACCTATACGGTAGAGGACGCCTTCGCTTTGGCACGGCTCCAAAGCAACGACGACGCCTATGAGTTCAAAGGTTGGTACACCCAAAAGACGGACGGCGAATTGTGCGCCGCGATAGAGGCGGGCACCACATACGGCGACAAAACGCTCTATGCGCAATGGATGCTGTCCAATTATACCATCACCTATGCCAATACCGACGGCGCCACGCACACCAATCCCCTTGCCTACTCGGAGGTCTCGCCCACGTTCACCCTGACCGACGCCCATAAAGCGGGCTACTCTTTCACGGGGTGGACAGAATACGATGAAGACGCGCATGCTTACGTGCCCGCCGACACCACCATCGCGTTGGGCAGCCGCGGCGCTCGCAACTTCTATGCGAACTGGCAGATCATAGAATACGATATTATTTACAATTCTTTCGGCGGTAATTTGGCGGAAGGGGATACTAATCCCGCCACCTATACCATCGAAACGCCCACAATAACGCTTGCCCCCGTTGCCAAAGTCGGCTATACCTTTATCGGTTGGTACGACCACGCGGTGGACGGCACCGAAATAGCCGTGATAGAGCAAGGTAGCACGGGCGTATTGCAACTCTATGCGCAATACACCTTGAATACCTACGCCATTTCCTACCGCTATATCGTCAATGGTGAAGAAACGACGAACGAAGCGATACAGAACGCCAACCCCACCGCCTATACGGTACTCGAGAACGACATCGTCCCGGCCAATGCGACCCTAGAGGGCTACTCTTTCGTGGGTTGGTATACCGAGGCGGCGTGCGTCAACAAGATCGACAAGATCACCGTGGGCACCGCAGCGGATATGGTATTGTACGGCAAGTTGGTCAACTACGCCATCACCTATATGGATATCCGCGATGGCGATGAAAACGCCAACCCCGCTACTTATTGCTTGGACCAAGCCACCGTCACTTTGTCCGCCGCCGTGCGCGTGGGACATACTTTCCACGGCTGGTATACCCAGCCGAACGGCGAGGGCGATATAATCACCGCATTCGCCACCGCCGACCAGGAGGACAAGGTGCTGTACGCCTACTTTACCGCGGACTTGCACACCATCACTTTCGATAGTCGGGGCGGCACCGACGTGGATACCATTCGGCAGGCTTATGGCACCACGGTCTCCGCGCCCAACACGCCCTTCCGCAAAGGCTATGCCTTCGAGGGTTGGTATGAAGAAGAGGCGGACGCCCCCTATATATTCGCTACCATCGAGGCGCGCGACGTGACTCTTACAGCCAGTTGGTCCGTCGTGACGTACATGGTGCAATACGTGCTGGACGGCGCGGATAACGCCCCCGCCAATCCCACCGCCTTCTTGCTGGCGGATCTGCCCATCGCGCTCGCCGCGGCCTCGCGCACGGGCTATACGTTCAACGGTTGGTATACCGATAGCGATTTCGACGAGGCCGACAAGATCGACGCCATCACCGACACGCCCGCCGTGGGCACCACGGTCTACGTGTATGCCAAGACGACCGCCATCACCTACGCCATCACCTATGACAGCCGCGGCGGCACGGCGGTCGCGCCCACCTACCGGACCTACGGCGCTGCCGTGTCGGCCCCCGTGGCCCCCACCAAAACGGGCTACGTATTCGACGGTTGGTACGAGGAGGACGAACTCTATGCGTTCGACACCATGCCCGCCCGCGACGTCGCGCTGACAGCGGCGTGGACGCCCGAGACCTACAGTCTGACCTTCGTCTTGAGCGGAGGCTCCTATCAAGAGGGCCAATCCAATCCCGAAGGCTACACCATCGAGACGGCCACCTTCGCGCTGACCCCCGTCGTCAAGAACGGCTATACCTTCGATGGTTGGTATGAGGACGGCAAAAAGGTTACGTCCATAGCGAAAGGCTCCTACGGCAATAGGACGTTTGTGGCAAATTTCGAGGCGATCACCTATACCATAACCTATCAAGACCTCTTCGATGCCGACAACACCAACCCCACGACGTATACCGTCGAAAGCGATACCATCGTATTGACCGATTTGCATCGCGTAGGCTACTTCTTCGCGGGTTGGCTGCGTGGTAATGAACTCGTCACCAATATCGCCAACGGCACCACCGGCGATATCACTTTGACCGCCACTTGGGAGGCGGCGTACTATACCGTCTATCTCAATCGCGAAGAGAATCAAACCTTTACCGTTACTTTCGATTTGAACGGTGCCTCGGGCACGGCGCCCACGGCGCAAACCATCGGTAACAACGACGCGCTCGCGTATCCTACTGTACCCGCGCGCGCGGGCTATGCCTTCGGAGGTTGGTACGACAACGAACAATGCGCGGGCAGGGTATTCGACTTCGGCGCGACCGTCGTCGCCGACGTCACTCTGTACGCCAAGTGGATAGAGGCCACGGGCCGCACGGTCACCTTGGGCGCGGAGTCGCGCACGGTCACCGACGTTATCGCCGTCGGCGGGACAAAGGCTTTGTCGATAGACGGCGTCACCTATTTCGTCTATGCGTTGGTGCCCACGGCCAGCGGCAATATTTCCGTGTATACCGAGGGGGATATCGACACCATCGGCTATCTCTATTCGGAATACGGCACGTTGCTCGTCTCGCACGACGACGTGTCGGACGAGGACAAGAACTTCCTCTTCAACTACAACGTGTCCGCCAACAGGCTGTACTACGTGGCGCTTCGCGGCGCCAATCCCGACGAGCAAGGGGATAGCACGCTGCGGATAGACGGCGCCACGGCGGTGGCGGACGGCGGCACGCTGTCCCCGAGCGGCCATACCACGGTATACTATGGGCAGTGCTTCACGCTGGACGTGCCCGAAGCGGTGGATGGCTACACCTTCCGCGGTTGGTACACGGCGGTGAACGGCGGCGGCGTGCAATACACCGATGAGACGGGCAGTAGCCTCCGCGACTGGGATATCGACGGCAACGCCACCCTATACGCCTATCTGCAACGGCAGGAGTACACCGTCACCTTCGTCACGGGCCAAGGCACCAAGATAGACCCCGTCACCCTGGCCTACGGCGACCGTTTGGACATCAACAGTTACGTCACCACGCGCCAAAACTACTCCTTCACGGGGTGGTATCTCGCGCAGAGCGACGCCAATCCCTACGAGGCGACCACCATGCCCGACCACGACGTCACGCTGTATGCCAAGTGGAAGGCCTACGGCCTCAACAACATCAAGTACAACGCCGCCAAGACGGCCGTGCGGGCGGACGATACCATCGACGCCGACCTGTTCTCGGTGACCCTGTACGATACCGACGGCAAGCAGGTGGAGGTCAACGCGGAGGTGGTCGGCACCCAAACCGCAGGCCAAACCATCACCATCCTCTACTACGCCGAGGTGACCATCGGCACCAAGACCTACAGCAAGGACTTGACCATCGAAAACGTGCGCGTGTACGGTGCGCCCACCATCACCTATGATACCACGCGCGACTATATCAACAATAGGTTGGATACGTTCGGCAGCGTGGAGTCCCAGCTCGCTGCCACGGCCACCGATACCTTCGGCGACGCCGTCTCCGTCACGGCGGACCTGCCATTGACCACCATCAGCACCAACGAATACGGTGGCGAGATCGTGTCCGTCACGTTGCGCGCGGTCGACGTTGCCGGCAACGTCGCTACTTTGACAGTAGAAAACATTCGCAATTACGACGAGCCGACCATCAATGCCGACTATTGGTACTATATCAAGGTGGACGATACCATATCCGCCGAATTATTTGACGCCTCGGCATACGACAATTTCGGCGAGCCGCTTGCCGTCACCGCTACCATCGTCAGTGGCACCTTTGAGGCGGGCAAGGAAATAAACGTGCTTTTGTCCGCCACCGACAGCAAAGGCAATACGGCGGAGCGCACGATTTATCGGGTCAAAGTATACGGTATGCCCACCATCGGGGAGCAAACCAAGTTCGATTATAAAGTGACCGATAGCGTCGCCTATGCCAACCTGGGTATGACGGCGAAGGATAGCTTTAACCTCACGCTTGCACCCACGCTCACCTTGGTGGATGGCGAATGGGTTGCAGGTGCCACGCTGACCTACCAAGTTTCCGCTACCGACCGTGCCGGCAATACCGCCACCGCCACCGCGCAGGTGCGCGTCTACGGTGCGCCAACGGTCACCTATGACTGCGATACGCTCAAAGCGGACCAAGATGTGCAGCCCTATTATTTATATACTAAATCGGTAACGCTCTCCTTCGATTTGAACGGCGGCAGCGAGGGGCAACCCGCCGCCCAAACGATAGACAACGAGCATCCCATGGTATACCCCACCGCCATACCCACCCGCGATGGCTTTGTGTTCTCGGGTTGGTACACCACGGCGGTCTGCGAAACGCTATTCGATTTCAGCCGAGATATCGACGCCGACGTCACCGTCTATGCCGGTTGGATAGCCCATGCCGGCGACGGCGTCTTGCCCATCAACGGTACCTTGTATAGCTTGTCCGTAGATAGTAGGTATGATTCGTATTCCTTTAAGTATTATGCCTTTGTACCTTTGACCGACGGCAACGTCACCATCTATTCCACCGGTAGCAACGACACTTTCGGCTACCTGTATGCTGCGAATAAAACGACGCGCCTAGCCTACAACAATAACGGCGGCAGCGATGGCAATTTCTCGATCACATACGCCGTGACGGCGGGTACGCTGTACTATGTGGTGTCTTGCGGGTATTACTATAGTATGACCATCGAAAGCGTAGTGATGGAGGGCGCGCTCTATCCCGCGGCAGGCGGCAGTTGCGGCTTGCTGTGCAATGGTCTGCACGCCACCGCGACGGATAGCTTCGGTGAGCCCCTGCGGGTGAGCATTACGCAGGCGGAAGGCACCTTCGAGGCGGGCGGCTATGTGACTTACCAAGTCAGCGCCACCGACGCTGTCGGCAACAGCGCCGCCATCACCACCGAGGCTATCCCCGTGTATAGCGCGGCGGATATTAGCGCTTCTATGACCTACGACGCCTTCTCCTCCGACCTGGCGAGTTTGCTGGGCCATGGCGAAGAATTCGACGCCTATGCAGAGGATAGCTTCGGCAATCCCTGCGCGGTGAGTCTTGTCGCCGCATCGGGCGACGCACTCGTGGCGGGCACCATCGTCGACATCCGCCTGCGCTTCACCGACACTGCCGGCAACTACGTGGACAGCGACGTGTTGAGCGATATCCGCCTATTCGGTATGCCCACTACCACCTACAATCGCGAGCCCAAGCAGGTGGGCGACCAAACCGTCACCTATTGGAAACTGCCCTCCGATACCGTGCTGACCTTGCGCACCTACTTCAAGTCCTACGATTCCTTCGGCGACGAACTGTCCGAGAGTATCACGGTGCTGGAGGAATACAAGGATGAAAACGAAGTCGTCACCCATATCCGCGTACGCCTACGCATTACCGATGACGCCGCCAACACCTTGGAGCGGGAGTACGTACTCTGCAATGACCTCGGCTACACCCTCTCCACGGCCACGAATATGGCGGGGGCGGGCACCTACACCCTATTCGACGCCGTCTCGGTGCCCTGCGGAGCAAATATCACCTTGACCGCCACCACCAACGCGGGTTACACCTGGGTCGGTTGGTACGACGGTGATACCAAGGTCAGTGAGGGCACGAGCCTGACCTATATCGCGACCATGCCCGCCGAGAACAAGACCTACACGGCGAAATGGACGTATTACACCCTGTCCACCACGACCGATCTCACCGCGGCGGGAACGTATACCCAAAAGAATGCGGAGAAAGTGACCGCGGGGCAAGAGGAAACTCTGACCGCCGCCACCAACCTGGGCTACACCTTCCTCGGCTGGTATGACGGAGATACCAAGGTCAGCGAGGGCACAAGTCTAAGTTACACCTTCGCCATGCCCGCCGAGAACAAAACCTATACGGCCAAGTTCGAGAAGTGTACGGCGCATACGCTCGACGATAACTGTATTTGTACCAAGTGCGGAGCCACCGCCCACGGCACAAAAGACGGTGTATACTGCCGACACGGCGATTACCTCTACTTCGGCACCTATCCGCAGAGCGAGGTGACGGACAGCGCCATCAAATCTGCGCTCAATACGGCGGCGGGCACCTTGCCCACGGCCTCCAATGCCCGAGCATGGACCTCGTACGGGTACTTTATCAGTAGTAGCACGTCCACGGATTATATGTGGTACATCGACCTAACCTACGGCGGCGAACAATATCGCGGTGTGTACTTCACCCAATACAGGCCTTACTATACAAGTAATAGCAGTAGCGCAGACAATAGTTACCAAGACAACAACGGATACAATACCACCACCGTATATTGGTTCAAATACGAGCCCATCAAGTGGCGCATCCTCTCGGAAGCGGATGGCGTCGCCCTCATCTTCGCCGAGATGGCGTTGGACAGCCAAGAGTACTGCCACTATACGTCAACCTCTCAATTCTCCCACAACGGCGGAACGGGCTACCCCAACAACTACGCCCTGTCCAATATCCGCAAGTGGCTCAACGACGCCTTCTACAATACGGCATTCAATGACCTACAGAAGCAATTGATCCTGCTGACTACGGTGGACAACAGCGCGCGCAGCACCTCGGATTCGGGTAACAACCTAACGCAAGCGTCTTCGTACGCCTGCGCCAACACCGAGGATTATATCTTCCTCCTCAGTGAGCAAGAAGTGACCAACTCTGCGTATGGTTTCAACAGCAGTTGCTATAACTACGACGCGGCTCGCCGCAAACAAAACACGGACTACGCCAAGTGCCAAGGAGCTTGGACGAGTACCGATAGTTCTTACAAAAGTAACGGCCATTGGTGGCTCCGTTCGCCGTACTATAGTGATAGTAGCGACGCGCGTTACGTCAGCTACTATGGCTATGCCGGCAACTACCGCAGCGTTGACCTCACTGGTTACGGTGTCGTCCCCGCTTTGAAAATTTCGCTATCTTGA